Genomic window (Mycobacteriales bacterium):
ACAACTCGGCCGGCGGGATGATGACCAGCGAGCCGATCATCCTGCCGCCCGACGCCACGGTGGCCGAGGCCCTCGCCCGGGTGCGTGACCCGCAGATCAGCCCCGCCCTGGCCGCCCAGGTCTACGTCTGCCGGCCGCCGACCGAGACCCCGACCGGCAAGTACGTCGGGACCGCGCACATCCAGCGGCTGCTGCGCGAGCCGCCCTCGACGCTGGTGTCCGGGGTGGTCGACACCCAGATCGACCCGCTCGGACCGGACTGCCCGCTCCAGGAGGTGACGGCGCACCTCGCGACGTACAACCTCGTGGCGATCCCGATCGTCGACGACGCGGACCACCTGCTCGGCGCGGTCACCGTCGACGACGTTCTCGACCACCTGCTGCCCGAGGACTGGCGCGAGCGGCCGTCGGGCGAGGCCGGGGCGTCCCGTGGCGCGTGAGAACCGCCGCCAGTCGCGGCTCGACCAGCCGCAGGACACCCGCCGCAGCATCGCGCTGCCCCGCTACAACGCCGACTCGATGGGCCGGATCTCCGAGCGGGTAGCGCGCTTCCTCGGCACCTGGCGGTTCATCGGCTACATGTCGCTGTTCATCGGCGTCTGGATCATCTACAACGTCGTCGTACCGACCAGCTGGCGCTTCGACCAGTACAGCAACAAGTTCACCCTCCTCACGCTGCTCCTCTCGCTACAGGCGTCGTACGCCGCGCCGCTGATCCTGCTTGCGCAGAACCGGCAGGCCGACCGCGACCGGGTGCAGTACGAGGCGGACCGGGCGTTGTCGGAGCGGGCGGTCAACGACACCGAGTACCTGACCCGGGAGATCGCGGCGATCCGGCTCTCACTCGGCGAGGTCGCGACCCGTGACTACATC
Coding sequences:
- a CDS encoding DUF1003 domain-containing protein, with product MARENRRQSRLDQPQDTRRSIALPRYNADSMGRISERVARFLGTWRFIGYMSLFIGVWIIYNVVVPTSWRFDQYSNKFTLLTLLLSLQASYAAPLILLAQNRQADRDRVQYEADRALSERAVNDTEYLTREIAAIRLSLGEVATRDYIRGELQRLLDELAPDRPDPEADGT